A single region of the Candidatus Marinarcus aquaticus genome encodes:
- a CDS encoding S1 RNA-binding domain-containing protein yields the protein MNEYIKLGEMNQLKIDRVSEPGVYLVSQTQDESVLLPNAYITSKMQIGDILEVFIYTDSEDRLVATTQTPYVKKDEFALLEVVDSSKFGAFMDMGLSKDLLVPKNRQKTPFKVGEKRFVRVIEDEKTNRLIGVEKFASFLKKATGLFEVNDEVEILLFAKTPLGFKVVVNNNYEGMIFHNEIFEMVHVGDKRKAYIKNVREDGKLDIALQQIGSKSNDDAQNKILSYLEQNSGFMEFTSKSDAEDIKKTFGLSKKNFKASLTKLLSLDRIENVQNGVKLKK from the coding sequence ATGAATGAATATATAAAGTTGGGGGAAATGAACCAACTTAAAATTGACCGTGTAAGTGAACCAGGCGTTTACTTAGTGAGTCAAACCCAAGATGAATCGGTTTTATTACCCAATGCCTATATTACATCTAAGATGCAAATAGGGGATATTTTAGAGGTTTTTATTTATACCGATTCAGAAGACCGTTTGGTTGCCACAACTCAAACGCCTTATGTTAAAAAAGATGAATTTGCACTTTTAGAAGTCGTAGACAGCTCAAAGTTTGGTGCATTTATGGACATGGGATTGTCCAAAGATCTGCTGGTGCCTAAAAACAGACAAAAAACACCTTTTAAAGTAGGCGAAAAACGTTTTGTGCGTGTCATTGAAGATGAAAAAACCAATCGACTCATTGGTGTAGAGAAGTTCGCCTCTTTTTTAAAAAAAGCCACAGGTCTATTTGAAGTCAATGATGAGGTTGAAATTTTGCTTTTTGCTAAAACTCCATTAGGGTTTAAAGTGGTTGTGAATAACAACTATGAAGGTATGATTTTTCATAATGAGATTTTTGAAATGGTACATGTGGGAGATAAAAGAAAAGCTTATATTAAAAATGTCAGAGAAGATGGGAAACTTGATATTGCTTTACAACAAATTGGTTCAAAAAGTAACGATGATGCACAAAATAAAATATTATCTTATCTTGAACAAAATAGTGGTTTCATGGAGTTTACATCAAAAAGCGATGCCGAAGATATTAAAAAAACGTTTGGTTTGAGCAAGAAAAATTTTAAAGCTTCATTGACAAAACTGCTGTCACTAGATAGAATTGAAAATGTACAAAATGGTGTGAAACTTAAGAAGTGA
- the prx-suh gene encoding thiol peroxidase Prx-SUH, whose amino-acid sequence MATTKLKGNVVNLAGTEVNVGDKAPVVKVVAQDLSEVQIGGEQGKAQIVVVVPSLDTPVCAAETRKFNEEAAKVENAEVVVVSMDLPFAMGRFCTTEGIENLKVGSDFRNKDLANAYGVLIADGPLSGVTCRAIFVINASGVVTYKEICPEITEEPNYDEALAAIKSATSTSCCGTCQ is encoded by the coding sequence ATGGCAACAACTAAGTTAAAAGGTAATGTTGTAAATTTAGCAGGAACTGAAGTTAACGTTGGTGATAAAGCACCAGTAGTTAAAGTAGTAGCGCAAGACTTATCTGAAGTACAAATTGGTGGAGAACAAGGAAAAGCACAAATCGTTGTGGTTGTACCTTCATTAGACACACCAGTATGTGCAGCTGAAACAAGAAAGTTCAACGAAGAGGCTGCTAAAGTTGAAAATGCTGAAGTGGTAGTAGTTTCAATGGACTTACCTTTTGCAATGGGGAGATTCTGTACAACAGAAGGAATTGAAAACTTAAAAGTTGGATCAGACTTTAGAAATAAAGATTTAGCCAATGCATATGGTGTTTTAATTGCGGATGGACCATTATCAGGTGTTACTTGTAGAGCAATCTTTGTTATCAATGCAAGCGGTGTTGTAACATATAAAGAGATTTGCCCAGAAATCACTGAAGAACCAAACTATGATGAAGCATTAGCAGCCATTAAATCTGCAACTTCTACTTCTTGTTGTGGGACTTGTCAATAA
- a CDS encoding NnrS family protein, translated as MFKNWYQKFSAQPHQPFFTSGIILFILFLGLLFGVYNGTVTVTSDVLTFHAYAFIFVIFSQFFLGFLFVVFPRFLMQANIAPKRYMTQFIFYGLGSILFFVGLLLSKPLYLVGMFVLILTQTASFIVLYRTYKNSLMKEKYDAKWVLVGYVSGLISHAVFILSQFSFEYATKIEHLTIVSGFYLYLFVVVFTISQRMVPFFTSMKVVGYSINKSKYLMEKVYGLLVFKVLLITLDQPSLYLLADFPLLILFVYELYRWKLPLFKVSAIMWVLFISLYWIPVGFLIACVQDVAYLMNSTFVFEQASLHAFAVGYFVTVLIGFGTRVVLGHSGQTPHADRWAVAMFIFIQAVVLVRLWASISINFEADYIFWINHSALLLIIGLLAWSVKYLRILIKGHTPEH; from the coding sequence ATGTTTAAAAATTGGTATCAAAAATTCAGTGCTCAACCACATCAACCTTTTTTTACCTCAGGTATTATTCTTTTTATTCTTTTTTTAGGATTACTTTTTGGTGTTTATAACGGCACAGTTACCGTTACAAGTGATGTATTAACTTTTCATGCATACGCTTTTATTTTTGTTATATTTTCACAATTCTTTTTGGGTTTCTTGTTTGTGGTATTTCCACGTTTTTTAATGCAAGCCAATATTGCCCCCAAACGGTATATGACACAATTTATATTTTATGGTTTAGGAAGTATTCTGTTTTTTGTAGGACTTTTACTCTCTAAACCTTTATATTTGGTTGGTATGTTTGTATTAATTTTAACTCAAACTGCAAGTTTTATTGTCCTTTATAGAACTTATAAAAATTCATTAATGAAAGAGAAGTATGATGCAAAATGGGTCTTAGTAGGATACGTATCAGGACTGATTTCACATGCAGTTTTTATTCTTTCACAGTTTTCTTTTGAATATGCTACAAAGATAGAACATCTCACAATTGTTTCAGGCTTTTATCTCTATTTATTTGTGGTTGTTTTTACCATTTCGCAACGAATGGTTCCTTTTTTTACTTCCATGAAAGTTGTTGGATATAGCATCAATAAATCCAAATATTTAATGGAAAAAGTGTATGGTTTATTGGTGTTTAAAGTACTCTTGATTACACTCGACCAACCTTCATTATATTTGCTTGCTGATTTTCCTTTATTGATACTGTTTGTGTATGAATTGTACAGATGGAAATTACCACTGTTTAAAGTGAGTGCAATTATGTGGGTGCTTTTCATCTCTTTATATTGGATACCTGTGGGATTTTTGATTGCGTGTGTGCAAGATGTGGCTTATTTGATGAACAGCACGTTTGTGTTTGAACAAGCATCACTGCATGCATTTGCTGTGGGCTATTTTGTAACTGTACTTATTGGTTTTGGTACACGTGTTGTTTTAGGACACTCTGGACAAACCCCACATGCAGACAGATGGGCTGTTGCAATGTTTATCTTTATTCAAGCCGTTGTATTGGTTCGTTTGTGGGCGAGTATTTCAATCAACTTTGAAGCGGATTATATTTTTTGGATCAATCACAGTGCTCTTTTACTTATCATTGGATTGCTTGCTTGGAGTGTGAAATATCTGCGTATCTTAATTAAAGGACATACTCCTGAACACTAA
- the msrP gene encoding protein-methionine-sulfoxide reductase catalytic subunit MsrP, whose amino-acid sequence MRPLNENDVTAEELFVNRRKFLKLGAAGLVANSAVMDLLAKEFMPKANLQYVKDSNPEQLVLNSFEQITSYNNFYEFTTSKEGVKYLAHTLKTDPWSIEIDGLVEKPFVIDVQDLIKKYTLQERIYRFRCVEGWSMVVPWVGFELSQLIKDVKVLSKAKYIRFETKYDDEMFPDQSRGLFAALDYPYAEGLRLDEAMNPLSLMAVGLYGKTLENQNGAPLRLVVPWKYGFKSIKSISKISFVEKEPLNSWQKSNPNEYGFFANVNPEVDHPRWSQKRERVLGQLFKQRTLMFNGYEKEVAHLYKNMDLTRYF is encoded by the coding sequence ATGAGACCTTTAAATGAAAACGATGTGACTGCTGAAGAACTCTTTGTTAATCGAAGAAAGTTTTTAAAACTGGGAGCAGCTGGTTTGGTTGCAAACAGTGCAGTCATGGATTTGTTAGCAAAAGAGTTTATGCCAAAAGCCAATTTGCAGTATGTTAAAGACAGTAACCCTGAACAGTTGGTTTTAAACAGTTTTGAACAAATCACCTCATACAACAACTTTTATGAGTTTACCACTTCAAAAGAGGGGGTGAAATATCTTGCTCATACACTTAAAACTGACCCTTGGAGCATTGAAATTGATGGTTTGGTGGAAAAACCGTTTGTCATTGATGTACAAGATTTAATCAAAAAATACACACTTCAAGAACGTATTTACAGATTCAGATGTGTGGAAGGGTGGTCCATGGTGGTACCGTGGGTAGGATTTGAACTCTCACAACTCATTAAAGATGTCAAAGTGCTCTCAAAAGCAAAATATATCCGATTTGAAACCAAGTATGATGATGAAATGTTCCCTGACCAAAGTCGAGGTCTGTTTGCGGCATTGGATTATCCGTATGCGGAAGGTTTACGTTTGGATGAAGCGATGAATCCTTTGAGTTTGATGGCCGTTGGACTCTATGGTAAAACGTTAGAGAATCAAAACGGAGCACCGCTTCGCTTGGTGGTGCCTTGGAAGTATGGTTTTAAATCGATTAAATCCATTTCTAAAATCAGTTTTGTAGAGAAAGAGCCACTCAATTCTTGGCAAAAATCAAACCCCAATGAGTATGGCTTTTTTGCCAATGTGAATCCTGAAGTAGACCATCCACGGTGGAGTCAAAAAAGAGAGCGGGTATTGGGACAGCTCTTTAAACAACGAACATTGATGTTCAATGGCTATGAAAAAGAGGTGGCACACCTGTATAAAAACATGGATTTAACAAGGTATTTCTGA
- a CDS encoding sulfite oxidase heme-binding subunit YedZ, with protein sequence MRWLLFIGLLLPALITSWQVFFAQNITDPIKYIYTVTGTTSIILLFATTTLSLIKNRVNLITYRRQIGLFGFFYALLHFLNFLIFDMQLDIVFAFEETLDKPFIYLGMVAFLILLFMASTSTKKLFAKYNKYHKALYVALILVTVHFVMAQKSLNMAQYFYLVLIGFILFFKFKQRLHF encoded by the coding sequence ATGCGTTGGCTTCTGTTTATAGGGTTACTTTTACCGGCACTCATAACTTCTTGGCAAGTCTTTTTTGCTCAAAATATCACAGACCCTATAAAATATATCTATACGGTAACGGGAACAACCTCTATCATACTTTTGTTTGCAACAACCACACTTTCTCTTATTAAAAACAGAGTCAACCTCATAACTTATCGTCGACAAATTGGACTATTTGGATTTTTTTATGCCTTACTTCATTTTTTAAATTTTTTAATTTTTGATATGCAGTTGGATATTGTGTTTGCGTTTGAAGAGACCTTGGATAAACCCTTTATCTATTTGGGAATGGTAGCTTTTTTAATCTTACTATTTATGGCAAGTACTTCAACTAAAAAACTCTTTGCTAAATATAATAAATATCATAAAGCCTTGTATGTGGCGTTGATACTTGTTACCGTTCATTTTGTTATGGCGCAAAAATCATTGAATATGGCACAATACTTCTATTTGGTGCTCATTGGATTCATCCTCTTTTTTAAGTTTAAACAACGTCTTCATTTTTGA
- a CDS encoding ATP-dependent helicase, whose translation MPLSNLNEEQLQAATCKSGYNLIIASAGTGKTSTIVGRIANLIHSGVKPNEILLLTFTNKAASEMIQRVAKFFGKEIAKEIMAGTFHSVSYKLLKQLEANITLKQPNELKTLFKSLYEKRVFYNRDDEANPYDGGYLYELYSLFLNSTHNETFGEWIISKNASHEIYTPIYEDVVLEFNELKKKYGYANFDDLLTIMLETLETNNFEFKEILVDEYQDTNPLQGRLLEGFKPKSLFCVGDYDQSIYAFNGSDIGIISTFAKRYDDATVFTLRKNYRSTKPILDLATKVIEFNERVYEKKLEVVRNEFEHKPKLLAFNELFEQYEYISKLISQSQTPHNEIAIIFRNNSSADGIEANLREYGIASKRKGGHSFFDSLEVKFVLDLMMLLVNHNDMMSVIHILEYGKGIGKAIAKDIFDALIKLGDGNLFQGLFAPNKDINNPYVSNKTKNIQLGLFDDFVELGSVSKFAHSGFDEAFLGNPLLKHPKLSKEGGEFIYEFYKIIKELRRVKNPNSIIEHIIKSQLFAMLRENLSTKRATQKDGSINETAKLSAKTKIDRKTQLLKTLAYHYTELSKFINAMILGGSEMSEGDGVNLLSVHASKGLEFKEVYVIDLMDGRFPNRKLMSKGGSLEEERRLFYVAVTRAKDILYLSYAKYDRIKKLDFIHSPFLKEAGLIKDDVSQE comes from the coding sequence ATGCCTCTATCTAATCTGAACGAAGAACAACTCCAAGCAGCCACGTGTAAAAGTGGTTATAATCTTATTATTGCCAGTGCCGGTACAGGAAAAACATCCACCATTGTAGGACGAATCGCAAATTTAATTCACTCTGGAGTAAAACCCAATGAAATTTTACTCTTAACTTTTACTAATAAAGCAGCTTCAGAGATGATACAGCGAGTGGCAAAATTTTTTGGAAAAGAGATTGCCAAAGAGATTATGGCAGGAACCTTTCACTCGGTCTCTTATAAATTGTTAAAGCAGTTAGAAGCCAATATCACTCTTAAACAACCCAATGAGCTAAAGACACTCTTTAAATCGCTTTATGAAAAACGTGTTTTTTATAACAGAGACGATGAAGCCAACCCATATGATGGGGGCTATTTGTATGAGCTTTACTCTCTGTTTTTAAACTCAACACATAATGAAACTTTTGGAGAGTGGATTATCTCAAAAAATGCTTCTCATGAGATTTATACGCCCATTTATGAGGACGTGGTTTTAGAGTTTAATGAACTTAAAAAGAAGTATGGCTATGCCAATTTTGATGATTTGTTGACCATCATGCTTGAAACCTTGGAGACCAATAACTTTGAGTTTAAAGAGATTTTAGTGGATGAGTACCAAGACACCAATCCATTGCAAGGTCGACTGCTTGAAGGGTTTAAACCAAAATCTTTGTTCTGTGTGGGAGATTATGACCAAAGTATCTATGCTTTTAATGGTTCAGATATAGGGATTATCTCTACGTTTGCCAAACGGTATGATGATGCGACTGTTTTTACGTTGCGTAAAAACTATCGTTCGACCAAACCGATTTTAGATTTGGCCACAAAAGTGATTGAGTTTAATGAACGTGTCTATGAAAAGAAACTTGAAGTAGTACGAAATGAGTTTGAGCACAAGCCAAAACTGTTGGCATTTAATGAACTCTTTGAGCAGTATGAGTATATCTCAAAGCTGATTTCTCAAAGTCAAACTCCACACAATGAGATTGCCATCATTTTTAGAAACAACTCCAGTGCCGATGGAATTGAAGCCAATTTACGAGAGTATGGCATTGCTTCCAAACGAAAAGGAGGACACTCTTTCTTTGATTCATTGGAAGTGAAGTTTGTACTTGACTTGATGATGTTGTTGGTTAATCACAACGATATGATGAGTGTGATACATATTTTAGAGTATGGAAAAGGGATTGGTAAAGCCATTGCCAAAGATATCTTTGATGCGCTTATTAAATTGGGAGATGGCAACCTGTTTCAAGGGCTATTTGCACCCAATAAGGATATCAATAATCCGTATGTGAGTAATAAAACTAAAAATATCCAGTTAGGTCTGTTTGATGACTTTGTGGAATTAGGAAGTGTCTCTAAATTTGCCCACAGTGGATTTGATGAAGCCTTTTTAGGAAACCCATTGTTAAAACACCCTAAGTTAAGTAAAGAGGGGGGAGAGTTTATCTATGAGTTTTATAAAATCATTAAAGAGTTACGACGAGTTAAAAACCCGAATTCTATCATTGAACACATCATCAAATCCCAACTGTTTGCAATGTTGCGTGAAAATTTAAGCACCAAACGAGCCACGCAAAAAGATGGTAGCATCAATGAAACGGCCAAACTCTCTGCCAAAACCAAAATTGACAGAAAAACACAACTTTTAAAAACTTTGGCGTATCACTACACAGAGTTATCGAAGTTTATCAATGCAATGATTTTAGGTGGCAGTGAGATGAGTGAAGGGGATGGCGTCAATCTTTTAAGTGTACATGCCAGCAAAGGTTTGGAGTTTAAAGAGGTTTATGTTATTGATTTAATGGATGGGCGATTTCCTAACCGAAAGCTTATGAGTAAAGGCGGATCGCTAGAAGAAGAGCGACGACTTTTCTATGTAGCAGTGACTCGTGCAAAAGATATCTTGTATCTCAGTTATGCAAAATATGATCGTATCAAAAAACTTGATTTTATTCATTCGCCATTTTTAAAAGAGGCGGGCTTAATTAAAGATGATGTTTCACAAGAGTAA
- a CDS encoding GGDEF domain-containing protein — protein sequence MKRFFNSRSIFFGSLILCVILFYCLSQNFFLTNYHTIESIQNEKHINNLLTHINTEIQQIDKVANTFIYSGFNIATISEIGMIGLDFIVYKNIKDGTVFSRYNYNNDEIIPLIENQTPFENDLIELFKHQSYTADIYTYKNRIFYLIKKQLNPTAFIYLGKNLNNNSLQKLSEDFAQLNITHEHITQTTLKLSTRLIENIFVQTSLEARQIINNISFYNHHDEYLFSIKTINPRKFVNEGEKTIQIVNAIMGLFLAVILYIIYKTQMLYRRVLQKDKKILESKVEKRTKQLEGLLKKVKKSNEQLHYLAYSDPLTKTHNRRSFFIESEKVLKQALEDKSSVSLVMIDIDNFKQINDKYGHNIGDKVLVAFASMIKDEIGEDDIFGRLGGEEFAIVFPNTQLDDANKKVENLRKMVANLEIKLKCGHRLKFTASFGLNDNSLSHNIDEILKNADELLYSAKHSGKNLVRSRINQTALWCDLY from the coding sequence ATGAAGAGATTTTTTAACAGTCGTTCTATCTTTTTTGGTTCATTGATTCTTTGCGTTATACTATTTTACTGTCTGAGCCAAAATTTTTTTTTAACCAATTATCATACCATTGAGAGCATCCAAAACGAAAAACATATCAACAACCTACTCACACACATAAACACTGAAATTCAACAAATAGACAAAGTTGCAAATACATTTATCTATAGTGGCTTTAACATCGCGACCATCAGTGAAATTGGGATGATAGGATTGGATTTTATTGTTTATAAAAACATCAAAGATGGCACTGTTTTTTCACGTTATAACTACAATAATGATGAAATCATTCCTCTAATTGAAAACCAAACTCCTTTTGAAAATGATCTTATAGAACTATTTAAACACCAAAGTTATACTGCTGACATTTACACCTATAAAAATCGTATTTTTTATCTGATTAAAAAACAACTCAATCCCACTGCATTTATCTATTTAGGGAAAAACCTCAATAACAACTCTTTGCAAAAACTCTCTGAAGATTTTGCGCAACTCAATATTACACATGAACACATTACTCAAACAACACTCAAATTATCGACTCGACTCATAGAAAATATTTTTGTTCAAACTTCATTAGAAGCTCGGCAAATCATCAATAACATCTCTTTTTATAATCATCATGATGAGTATTTGTTCAGTATCAAAACCATCAATCCCCGTAAATTTGTCAATGAAGGTGAAAAAACCATTCAAATTGTCAATGCCATCATGGGGCTTTTTTTAGCAGTGATTTTATACATCATTTATAAAACTCAAATGCTCTATCGACGTGTGCTTCAAAAAGATAAAAAAATACTTGAAAGTAAAGTTGAAAAACGCACCAAACAACTTGAAGGGCTGCTTAAAAAAGTAAAAAAATCAAATGAACAGTTACACTATTTAGCGTACAGTGATCCGTTAACCAAAACGCACAACCGACGAAGCTTTTTCATAGAGTCAGAAAAGGTACTCAAACAAGCTTTAGAAGATAAAAGCAGTGTTTCTTTAGTCATGATAGATATTGATAACTTTAAACAAATCAACGATAAATATGGTCATAACATTGGAGATAAAGTCTTGGTTGCTTTTGCATCTATGATAAAAGATGAAATCGGTGAAGATGATATTTTTGGTCGTTTAGGAGGAGAAGAGTTTGCAATTGTTTTCCCTAATACCCAACTTGATGATGCCAATAAAAAAGTTGAAAATCTTCGTAAGATGGTCGCCAATTTAGAGATAAAGCTCAAATGCGGTCACCGTTTGAAATTCACGGCCAGTTTTGGTCTGAATGACAACAGCCTATCTCATAATATTGATGAAATATTAAAAAATGCAGACGAACTGCTTTACAGTGCAAAACACTCTGGGAAAAACTTGGTTCGAAGCCGTATCAATCAAACCGCCCTTTGGTGCGATTTATACTGA
- a CDS encoding valine--tRNA ligase, translating to MSEKYEPSKIEDKFYKIWEERGYFEIDGNQSIQEKDKNFAIMMPPPNVTGSLHIGHALTFTLQDIITRYKRMDGYKTLWQPGTDHAGIATQNVVEKQLLAEGTAKEALGREKFLERVWKWKEYSGGTIVHQMRKLGVTPAWSRERFTMDDGLKEAVKEAFVHLYNEGMIVQNNYMVNWCTHDGALSDIEVEHDELNGKFYHMNYHFADGSGHVTVATTRPETYFGDTAIMVHPQDERYKNIVGKEVVLPLTDRKIKIITDEHVDMEFGTGVVKVTPAHDQNDYEVGKRHDLEFITCFDEKGILNDYCGEFAGLERLEARKPIVEKLEDEGFIVKIEEHVHQVGHCYRCKNIVEPYISKQWFVRKEVAAKSIEKTYAGEAKFHPSHWLNSYRAWMDELRDWCISRQLWWGHRIPVFYCEDCDHQWADKADEPAACPKCASKNFIQDPDVLDTWFSSALWAFSPLGWGNNGQMQGTFTPEDLKDFYPNSLLITGFDIMFFWVARMMMMGEHFQGQLPFKDIYMHALVRDEHGAKMSKSKGNVIDPLDMVEEHSADIIRFTLAYLAIQGRDIKLGAKNLEQFRNFTNKLYNASNFLQLNVDTFPDLKDIEIKTPLGLYMQSKLSDALDEVRNTLEAYKFNEAASTLYKFVWNDFCDWGIEYAKASKESVLELGAIFKETLKMVSPFMPFISDYLYHKLSGTTLEEGDSLMIMNFPKDVAKNEKIEADFAIIEEAITAIRRAKVVIDMGNSRIAKAYIKLDKTIDTQMAKPFIQKLAKVENVEFVDAKIENSVTDVSDNLEVYIPTAEIDMSAIVDKLSKQKEKTQKEFDKLNGMLSNERFVANAPDHVVAENRQALEEVKTKLEKIENELRSLGV from the coding sequence ATGAGTGAAAAATACGAACCGTCAAAAATAGAAGACAAATTTTATAAAATATGGGAAGAGCGAGGTTATTTTGAGATTGATGGAAACCAATCAATTCAAGAGAAAGATAAAAACTTTGCAATTATGATGCCTCCTCCAAATGTAACGGGAAGTCTTCATATTGGGCATGCTTTGACATTTACACTTCAAGATATTATTACACGATACAAACGAATGGATGGGTACAAAACCTTATGGCAACCAGGAACAGACCACGCAGGTATTGCAACGCAAAACGTGGTAGAAAAACAACTTTTAGCTGAAGGTACAGCAAAAGAAGCATTAGGACGAGAGAAGTTTTTAGAGCGAGTTTGGAAATGGAAAGAGTACTCTGGTGGTACCATTGTTCATCAAATGAGAAAACTGGGAGTTACTCCAGCTTGGTCGCGTGAGCGATTTACCATGGATGATGGATTAAAAGAGGCTGTTAAAGAGGCGTTTGTTCATCTTTATAATGAAGGTATGATTGTACAAAATAATTATATGGTAAACTGGTGTACACACGATGGTGCGCTGTCTGATATTGAAGTAGAACACGATGAATTAAATGGTAAATTTTATCACATGAATTACCACTTTGCCGATGGTAGTGGTCATGTAACAGTGGCAACAACCAGACCTGAAACTTACTTTGGCGATACTGCCATCATGGTGCACCCTCAAGATGAGCGATATAAAAATATCGTAGGAAAAGAGGTTGTTTTACCATTAACAGACAGAAAGATTAAAATCATTACAGATGAGCACGTTGACATGGAGTTTGGAACGGGAGTTGTTAAAGTAACACCAGCACACGACCAAAACGACTACGAAGTAGGAAAACGACACGACTTAGAGTTCATCACTTGTTTTGATGAAAAAGGGATTTTAAATGACTATTGTGGAGAGTTTGCAGGATTAGAGCGATTGGAAGCGAGAAAACCAATCGTTGAAAAACTTGAAGATGAAGGGTTTATTGTAAAAATCGAAGAGCACGTTCACCAAGTAGGGCATTGTTACCGATGTAAAAACATTGTAGAGCCATATATCTCTAAACAGTGGTTTGTACGAAAAGAGGTTGCGGCTAAATCAATTGAAAAGACCTATGCAGGGGAAGCAAAGTTTCATCCAAGTCACTGGTTAAACTCATACCGAGCATGGATGGATGAACTAAGAGATTGGTGTATTTCACGACAGTTATGGTGGGGACACCGAATTCCAGTATTTTACTGTGAGGATTGTGACCATCAATGGGCTGATAAAGCAGATGAACCAGCAGCTTGTCCAAAATGTGCAAGTAAAAACTTCATTCAAGACCCCGACGTACTTGATACGTGGTTCTCTTCTGCATTGTGGGCATTTTCACCATTGGGTTGGGGAAACAATGGTCAAATGCAAGGCACATTTACGCCTGAAGATTTAAAAGATTTCTATCCTAATTCACTTTTGATTACTGGGTTTGACATCATGTTCTTCTGGGTTGCAAGAATGATGATGATGGGTGAACATTTCCAAGGCCAATTGCCATTTAAAGATATTTATATGCATGCACTCGTTCGAGATGAGCACGGGGCAAAAATGTCAAAATCAAAAGGAAACGTCATTGATCCATTGGATATGGTTGAAGAGCACAGTGCCGATATTATCCGATTTACACTTGCGTATTTAGCAATACAAGGTCGAGATATTAAACTGGGTGCAAAAAACTTAGAGCAGTTCAGAAACTTTACCAATAAATTGTACAACGCATCAAACTTCTTACAACTCAATGTTGATACGTTTCCTGACTTAAAAGATATTGAGATTAAAACACCACTGGGGCTTTACATGCAAAGTAAACTCAGTGATGCATTGGATGAAGTACGAAATACGTTAGAAGCGTACAAATTCAATGAAGCAGCAAGTACATTATATAAATTTGTATGGAATGATTTCTGTGACTGGGGAATTGAGTATGCCAAAGCTTCAAAAGAATCAGTGCTTGAATTGGGAGCTATCTTTAAAGAGACACTGAAAATGGTATCGCCGTTTATGCCATTTATCTCTGATTACTTATATCATAAATTAAGTGGTACGACTTTAGAAGAGGGAGATTCCTTGATGATTATGAACTTTCCTAAAGATGTTGCTAAAAATGAAAAAATTGAAGCAGATTTTGCCATTATTGAAGAAGCAATTACTGCCATAAGACGAGCAAAAGTTGTGATTGATATGGGGAATTCAAGAATTGCAAAAGCGTATATTAAACTTGATAAAACAATTGATACCCAAATGGCAAAACCTTTTATTCAAAAACTGGCAAAAGTTGAAAACGTTGAGTTTGTTGATGCAAAAATTGAGAATTCAGTAACAGATGTAAGTGATAATTTAGAAGTCTATATTCCAACGGCTGAAATTGATATGAGTGCCATTGTTGATAAATTAAGTAAACAAAAAGAGAAAACTCAAAAAGAGTTTGATAAACTTAATGGTATGCTTTCTAATGAACGTTTTGTTGCAAATGCTCCTGATCATGTTGTGGCCGAAAACAGACAAGCACTTGAAGAAGTAAAAACAAAATTAGAAAAAATTGAGAATGAGTTACGCTCTTTAGGAGTGTAG